A single Paraburkholderia sp. D15 DNA region contains:
- a CDS encoding tautomerase family protein, with amino-acid sequence MPTYRVAAAAGRLTATMKQAIAAGITQAHSEVTGAQSFFAQVIFQDVADGNHFLAGRPLRSDQIFVHGDIRAGRTAEQKRTLLERIVRVVVESAGTPSRHVWVYLTELSPSHMVEFGQVLPEPGHETQWLASMSSEDRDYLDGLR; translated from the coding sequence ATGCCAACGTATCGAGTCGCAGCCGCAGCGGGCCGCTTGACCGCAACGATGAAACAGGCGATTGCCGCCGGCATCACTCAAGCGCATAGCGAAGTGACCGGCGCCCAATCGTTTTTTGCCCAGGTCATTTTCCAGGACGTTGCCGACGGCAATCACTTTCTCGCGGGACGCCCCCTGCGATCCGACCAGATCTTCGTGCACGGCGACATTCGCGCGGGCCGAACCGCAGAACAGAAACGGACGCTGCTCGAACGTATCGTGCGTGTCGTGGTCGAGTCGGCCGGGACGCCGAGCCGGCACGTCTGGGTTTATCTCACGGAGTTGTCGCCGTCGCACATGGTTGAATTTGGGCAGGTGCTGCCGGAACCGGGACACGAAACGCAGTGGCTTGCCTCCATGTCCAGCGAGGATCGGGATTATCTCGACGGGCTGCGTTGA
- a CDS encoding SDR family NAD(P)-dependent oxidoreductase, translating to MEMTGNTILITGGGSGIGRGLAEAFHRAGNQVIIAGRRVDLLESVAVANPGMKTAMLDVNDEASVARFADATARDYPALNVLINNAGIMKAENWLEDTVDTKIAGDTIHTNLLAPIQLTAALLPQLRKQSRATIMTVTSGLAYLTMAATPSYCATKAAMHAFGDALRYQLRETNVDVLEIAPPYVQTELMGEHQASDPHAMPLDAFIAEVMALLAARADDQEILVERVRPLRFAAEQGQQKYRQQFAAFNDAMAARR from the coding sequence ATGGAAATGACTGGCAATACGATTTTGATCACGGGCGGCGGGTCGGGGATTGGTCGCGGACTCGCCGAAGCATTTCATCGCGCTGGCAACCAGGTGATCATCGCCGGGCGGCGCGTTGATCTGCTCGAGTCAGTGGCCGTCGCGAATCCGGGTATGAAGACCGCTATGCTCGACGTGAACGATGAGGCTTCGGTAGCGCGCTTTGCGGATGCAACGGCGCGCGACTATCCGGCGCTCAATGTGCTGATCAACAATGCGGGCATCATGAAAGCCGAGAACTGGCTGGAGGATACGGTCGACACGAAAATAGCGGGCGACACGATTCACACCAATCTGCTCGCGCCCATACAACTGACGGCGGCTTTGCTCCCGCAATTGAGAAAGCAGTCACGCGCGACGATCATGACCGTCACATCCGGTCTCGCCTATCTGACCATGGCTGCCACGCCGAGTTATTGCGCAACGAAGGCCGCGATGCACGCGTTCGGCGATGCATTGCGTTATCAGCTACGGGAAACGAATGTCGATGTCCTCGAGATCGCGCCGCCGTACGTGCAAACCGAATTGATGGGCGAGCATCAGGCCAGCGATCCGCACGCCATGCCGCTCGATGCATTCATTGCGGAGGTCATGGCGTTGCTTGCGGCGCGGGCGGACGATCAGGAAATACTGGTCGAGCGTGTGCGTCCGTTGCGGTTTGCCGCGGAGCAGGGACAGCAGAAGTATCGGCAGCAATTCGCGGCGTTTAATGACGCGATGGCTGCGCGCCGGTAA
- a CDS encoding ankyrin repeat domain-containing protein, whose protein sequence is MRQPSKSSLFAAATNWNHAAVTAIVADAPGLLDASDPKGRNALHLACAVTPGGVHLGESHGLKTVSALLEAGSDLECVVPMDEDEGDFRATPLWYAVARGENLALVKFLIKRGANASYSLWAAVWRDDENLCRVLLGAQPELDLRAHGETPLFYAARLKRLKTLELLIEAGANASITDFKGRDAVDIARARRLPKQLIERLESLKATGSR, encoded by the coding sequence ATGCGCCAGCCTTCCAAATCATCGCTTTTCGCAGCCGCGACAAACTGGAACCACGCCGCCGTCACGGCGATCGTGGCCGACGCACCCGGCTTGCTTGACGCAAGCGACCCCAAAGGGCGAAACGCACTGCACCTGGCCTGCGCGGTGACACCCGGCGGTGTTCACCTCGGAGAATCTCACGGACTCAAAACGGTAAGCGCGCTGCTAGAAGCCGGAAGTGACCTTGAATGCGTGGTACCCATGGATGAAGACGAAGGCGATTTCCGCGCGACGCCTCTCTGGTACGCAGTCGCCCGCGGTGAGAACCTTGCCCTGGTCAAGTTCCTGATAAAACGCGGAGCGAATGCGAGCTATTCGCTCTGGGCCGCGGTATGGCGCGATGACGAGAACCTGTGCCGGGTCTTGCTCGGCGCACAGCCCGAGCTGGATCTCCGCGCCCATGGCGAAACGCCGCTTTTCTACGCGGCAAGGCTAAAGCGGCTCAAGACGCTCGAACTGTTGATCGAAGCCGGCGCCAATGCGTCCATCACGGACTTCAAGGGACGCGACGCGGTCGACATCGCACGTGCACGACGCTTGCCGAAGCAACTGATTGAACGTTTGGAAAGCCTGAAGGCGACCGGTTCGAGATAA
- a CDS encoding catalase family peroxidase, giving the protein MADRPTSSTSTVRSLALIAVVVVALVAAFAYTAGWLSPGRLTPVKIVNALAPPGGAALGFRRNHAKGICFTGSFESNGAAASVSSAPMLAAGAYPVTGRFNLATPDPKAVDATVRVRGLSLRIVAPVGSEWRTAMISAPFFPVATPQAFYGLLKASANKSDPDAMKQFVAAHPEVAHFGAWAGSAPWTASYAQERYNSLNSFIFTNASGEQHAVRWSFVPAAQPEPVPHDQLQARDPDFLAADIAKRVHDAPQRWTLVVTIANPGDPTADPSQAWPEDRRKVEAGTLVVSTIEPEADGPCRDLNFDPTVLPPGMHVSDDPFPAARSAAYAVSFDRRTAEDKDYPRHPAGGSTP; this is encoded by the coding sequence ATGGCCGACAGACCGACTTCCAGCACGTCCACCGTGCGCTCGCTGGCTCTGATTGCAGTCGTCGTGGTCGCGCTGGTCGCGGCTTTTGCCTATACGGCCGGCTGGCTCTCGCCAGGGCGGCTGACGCCGGTCAAGATCGTCAATGCGCTGGCGCCGCCAGGCGGCGCGGCGCTCGGTTTCCGGCGCAATCACGCGAAGGGAATCTGCTTTACGGGCAGCTTCGAGTCGAATGGCGCGGCGGCGAGTGTGTCGTCGGCGCCGATGCTCGCGGCCGGCGCCTATCCGGTCACGGGCCGCTTCAATCTCGCCACGCCCGATCCCAAGGCGGTGGATGCCACCGTCCGCGTCCGCGGCCTGAGCTTGCGTATCGTCGCGCCGGTCGGCAGCGAATGGCGCACCGCGATGATCTCCGCGCCGTTCTTTCCGGTGGCGACACCGCAAGCCTTCTACGGTTTGCTGAAGGCCTCGGCCAACAAGAGCGACCCGGATGCGATGAAGCAGTTCGTCGCCGCGCATCCCGAAGTGGCGCATTTCGGCGCATGGGCGGGCAGTGCGCCGTGGACCGCTTCGTATGCGCAGGAACGCTACAACAGCCTGAACAGTTTCATCTTCACCAACGCGTCCGGCGAGCAGCATGCGGTGCGCTGGTCGTTCGTGCCGGCCGCGCAACCCGAGCCCGTGCCGCACGATCAACTGCAGGCGCGCGACCCGGACTTCCTCGCGGCGGACATCGCGAAGCGCGTTCACGACGCGCCGCAACGCTGGACGCTGGTCGTCACCATTGCCAATCCGGGCGATCCGACGGCGGACCCGAGCCAGGCCTGGCCTGAGGACCGGCGCAAGGTGGAGGCGGGCACGCTGGTGGTGAGCACGATCGAACCGGAAGCCGACGGTCCGTGCCGCGACCTCAATTTCGATCCGACCGTGCTGCCGCCCGGCATGCACGTTTCCGACGATCCGTTTCCCGCCGCGCGCTCGGCCGCGTACGCGGTCTCGTTCGACCGGCGCACCGCCGAGGACAAGGACTATCCGCGCCATCCGGCGGGAGGGAGCACGCCATGA
- a CDS encoding YafY family protein, which translates to MKASRLLSIMMMLQARGRMTAPALAEALEVSERTVLRDIDQLSAAGVPIWGDRGRNGGFQLREGWSTDLTGLTENEAHAMFLAGLPGPATELGLDGTATSARLKLIASLPPDSREHADRVASRLHVDTIDWYRAQETPVFLREVADAVWNSYRIEVKYESWRGVSGRELDPLGLVLKGGTWYLIAKVAGKPAPLTFRLANILELKSSRRRFKRPARFDLAVHWRDALSKYEADLCRLTAHIAVSPRGEKWLINARVKTTPVPPDSDRAETPKGWKQYLVPIESIEHGARKLLGYGSEIKIVGPRELRNRFREELSQLVALYRE; encoded by the coding sequence ATGAAAGCCAGCCGCCTTTTATCGATCATGATGATGTTGCAGGCGCGTGGACGCATGACCGCACCGGCTCTCGCCGAGGCGCTGGAAGTATCCGAGCGCACTGTCCTGCGCGATATCGATCAGCTTTCCGCGGCTGGCGTGCCCATCTGGGGCGATCGCGGGCGCAACGGCGGATTTCAATTGCGCGAAGGCTGGAGTACCGATCTCACCGGGCTCACCGAAAACGAAGCGCACGCCATGTTTCTGGCCGGGCTGCCCGGCCCGGCGACAGAACTCGGTCTGGACGGTACGGCGACATCGGCGCGGCTCAAGCTCATCGCCAGTCTGCCGCCGGACTCCCGCGAGCATGCAGACCGCGTCGCCAGCCGTCTGCATGTCGATACCATCGACTGGTACCGTGCCCAGGAAACACCCGTCTTTCTGCGTGAAGTTGCCGATGCCGTGTGGAACTCGTACCGCATCGAAGTGAAGTACGAAAGCTGGCGCGGTGTGTCCGGCCGCGAACTCGATCCTTTGGGTCTGGTGCTCAAGGGAGGAACCTGGTACCTGATCGCCAAGGTTGCGGGCAAACCCGCTCCTCTGACTTTCCGGCTGGCCAATATTCTTGAACTGAAGTCGTCCCGCCGTCGTTTCAAACGGCCCGCACGATTCGATCTGGCCGTGCATTGGCGTGACGCATTGAGTAAGTACGAGGCCGACCTTTGTCGGTTGACTGCACATATCGCGGTATCGCCGCGTGGCGAGAAATGGCTGATCAATGCGCGCGTCAAAACTACACCCGTTCCTCCGGACTCTGATCGTGCGGAGACGCCCAAAGGATGGAAACAGTACCTGGTGCCCATTGAATCCATCGAGCACGGTGCGCGCAAGCTCCTGGGATACGGCTCGGAAATAAAAATCGTCGGACCTCGGGAACTCAGGAATAGATTTCGGGAGGAGTTGTCGCAGTTGGTGGCGCTATATCGGGAGTGA
- a CDS encoding glutathione S-transferase family protein, protein MKIISGPLSMFGAKVEIAAHEKGIDFELIHTPFDPQRGYEPKHPDVLRINPKRQVPVLMDDGLEIFDSTQIFEYLEDVKPDPALWPADPKARAVARQLEHCADEIFFPNIIRLMSLENTPDDPAAQAARIEGARYYRRMEEVLGNRDCLAPTYSYADIAFYMAQLFGERKGVPMTEATPNLLAWRKRMSARPAVLKVAGAMADYLASIGSPVPAFLREAIRRRG, encoded by the coding sequence ATGAAAATTATTTCCGGCCCGCTCAGCATGTTTGGCGCCAAGGTCGAGATCGCGGCGCATGAGAAGGGTATCGACTTCGAGCTGATCCACACGCCGTTCGACCCGCAACGTGGTTACGAACCTAAGCATCCTGACGTATTGCGGATCAACCCAAAGCGCCAGGTGCCGGTGTTGATGGACGATGGTCTGGAGATCTTCGACTCCACGCAGATATTCGAGTATCTGGAAGACGTCAAACCAGATCCTGCCCTATGGCCGGCGGATCCGAAAGCGCGTGCCGTCGCGCGCCAACTCGAACACTGCGCCGATGAAATTTTCTTCCCCAACATTATCCGGTTGATGAGTCTGGAAAACACCCCGGATGACCCGGCCGCGCAGGCGGCGCGTATCGAAGGGGCGCGCTACTATCGGCGCATGGAAGAAGTTCTGGGCAATCGGGATTGTCTGGCCCCGACCTATTCCTATGCCGACATCGCGTTCTACATGGCGCAGTTGTTCGGTGAGCGCAAGGGCGTGCCGATGACAGAAGCGACGCCTAATCTGCTGGCGTGGCGCAAACGGATGAGCGCTCGCCCAGCAGTGCTGAAAGTTGCCGGTGCGATGGCGGATTATCTGGCTTCGATTGGCAGTCCGGTTCCGGCGTTTCTTCGGGAGGCGATTCGTCGTCGCGGTTAG
- a CDS encoding SDR family NAD(P)-dependent oxidoreductase: MIGRTVLITGGTSGIGLELARQLIARGNTVIVTGRDLRKLDAVQRDVPGVHVFESDVSDRESVEILSRKVAEQFPALDTLVNNAGAMRNIKLMQPRELADLTAEIGGNLAGPMWMVQQFLPLLLRQGSSLIVNVTSGLAFVPFPAAPVYSASKAALHAYTLCLRAQLADAGVSVVELAPPGTETPLFRGEFAEEMKGEKGMNVGTLVQHAIRGIEAGKTEIRPGVSNVLKIASRVAPGFMLRQMIKLGSPKTSGA, from the coding sequence ATGATCGGAAGAACCGTATTGATTACGGGCGGCACGAGTGGCATCGGACTCGAACTCGCGCGGCAACTGATCGCGCGCGGCAATACGGTGATCGTCACCGGACGGGATCTGCGCAAACTGGACGCGGTGCAGCGCGATGTGCCTGGCGTCCACGTGTTCGAGAGCGACGTCAGCGATCGTGAAAGCGTCGAGATCTTGAGCCGGAAGGTGGCGGAGCAGTTTCCCGCGTTGGATACGCTCGTGAATAATGCGGGCGCCATGCGCAACATCAAGCTCATGCAGCCACGCGAACTCGCGGATCTGACTGCTGAAATCGGTGGGAACCTGGCGGGCCCCATGTGGATGGTGCAACAGTTCCTTCCGTTGCTGTTGCGACAAGGCAGTAGTCTGATCGTCAACGTGACGTCGGGACTGGCGTTCGTGCCTTTTCCCGCGGCGCCTGTCTACAGCGCCTCGAAGGCGGCCCTTCACGCATACACGCTGTGTTTGCGAGCGCAATTGGCGGACGCGGGCGTGTCGGTGGTCGAACTGGCTCCGCCGGGTACCGAAACGCCGTTGTTTCGCGGCGAGTTTGCCGAGGAAATGAAGGGCGAGAAAGGCATGAACGTCGGTACGCTCGTGCAGCACGCCATTCGCGGTATCGAAGCGGGCAAGACCGAGATCCGTCCCGGCGTGAGCAACGTGCTGAAAATCGCCAGCCGGGTTGCGCCGGGTTTCATGTTGCGGCAAATGATCAAACTGGGGTCGCCAAAAACGTCCGGTGCATAA
- a CDS encoding NIPSNAP family protein produces MNESTYDKQPGIVELRQYTLHSHKRDVLIDLFDRELVETQEEVGMTVIGQFRDLDNPDRFVWLRGFEDMEARHAGLTAFYDGSVWQRHASTANATMIDSDNVLLLRPAWPGAQLPMNPARRAGHGATAIPSGFVDVTIYYLKEPASEQLLRFCRECVSGVFDRGGVCAQGWYITEPSENDFCRLPVRTDGDVLISIALFPDMASYDAFGRSSLWVQEVAPRMAWWPMRFIEKYRLVPTARSAIHA; encoded by the coding sequence ATGAACGAGAGCACTTACGACAAGCAACCCGGAATCGTTGAACTACGCCAATACACGCTTCATTCCCACAAACGCGATGTATTGATCGATTTGTTCGACCGCGAGCTTGTCGAGACGCAGGAAGAGGTCGGCATGACGGTCATCGGGCAATTTCGCGATCTCGACAATCCGGACCGGTTCGTCTGGCTACGTGGATTCGAGGATATGGAAGCCCGGCACGCGGGTCTGACTGCCTTTTACGACGGATCAGTGTGGCAACGCCATGCCTCGACGGCAAATGCCACGATGATCGACTCGGACAATGTTCTGTTGCTTCGGCCGGCATGGCCGGGAGCGCAACTGCCCATGAATCCGGCTCGTAGAGCGGGGCATGGCGCCACAGCCATACCCTCGGGATTCGTCGACGTGACGATCTACTATCTGAAAGAGCCGGCATCGGAACAGTTGCTACGCTTTTGCCGCGAGTGCGTGAGCGGCGTTTTCGACCGTGGTGGAGTGTGTGCGCAAGGGTGGTACATCACGGAGCCCAGCGAAAACGACTTTTGTCGATTGCCGGTACGAACGGATGGTGATGTGTTGATCAGCATCGCGCTGTTTCCGGACATGGCGAGCTACGACGCGTTTGGTCGTTCGAGTTTGTGGGTGCAGGAGGTTGCTCCCCGGATGGCATGGTGGCCAATGCGGTTTATCGAAAAGTATCGACTTGTGCCTACGGCTCGCTCGGCGATTCATGCATAA
- a CDS encoding BON domain-containing protein, translating to MIRQPARTLYVAVSAMAALSACVQTGPTYTVHVPPPQSSSEIESQSDSALSKAVRQALAQAPGFNVAGVFVHAHDGAVFISGTVHSADQIRQAEQIARTVPGVLVVSNKLTLWHGGNG from the coding sequence ATGATCCGTCAGCCCGCACGGACTCTGTATGTTGCTGTCAGCGCGATGGCAGCTTTGTCGGCCTGCGTGCAAACAGGGCCGACATACACCGTGCACGTGCCCCCACCACAGAGCAGCAGCGAGATCGAATCGCAGTCCGACAGCGCGCTGTCGAAAGCGGTCCGGCAAGCGCTAGCTCAGGCTCCGGGTTTCAATGTGGCAGGCGTGTTCGTTCATGCGCACGACGGCGCCGTGTTTATCAGTGGAACCGTGCATAGCGCCGATCAAATTCGCCAGGCCGAACAGATCGCACGGACCGTCCCGGGTGTGCTCGTCGTGTCGAACAAACTGACGCTGTGGCACGGTGGGAATGGTTAG
- a CDS encoding cytochrome b/b6 domain-containing protein, producing the protein MTPIHDRFTPLQRVLHWVMAVCILAMLFIGVGMVSTVRPDYLSLVSIHKPLGIAILVLALIRLVVRLIHGAPPLPASMPAVMKLAAYLSHLAFYVLMIVLPLLGWGMLSAADYPVVVFGVRLPAILPHSNGLHTLLWNAHRVLALCFFALIVLHLAAALLHALVRRDGVFEAMARWR; encoded by the coding sequence ATGACGCCGATCCACGATCGTTTCACACCGCTGCAACGCGTGCTGCATTGGGTCATGGCGGTCTGCATTCTGGCGATGTTGTTTATCGGCGTCGGGATGGTGTCGACGGTGCGGCCGGATTATCTGTCGCTGGTGTCGATCCACAAGCCGCTCGGCATCGCGATTCTCGTGCTGGCGCTGATCCGGCTCGTGGTGAGATTGATCCATGGCGCGCCGCCATTGCCTGCTTCGATGCCGGCCGTGATGAAGCTCGCGGCCTATCTTTCGCATCTGGCGTTCTATGTGTTGATGATCGTGCTGCCGCTGCTCGGGTGGGGAATGCTGTCGGCGGCGGACTATCCGGTCGTGGTGTTCGGTGTGCGCTTGCCGGCGATCCTGCCGCATAGCAATGGATTGCACACGCTGCTGTGGAATGCGCATCGGGTGCTGGCGCTGTGCTTCTTCGCGCTGATCGTGCTGCATCTCGCGGCTGCGCTGCTGCATGCGCTGGTGAGGCGCGATGGTGTGTTTGAAGCGATGGCGCGGTGGCGGTGA
- a CDS encoding helix-turn-helix domain-containing protein: MKEGTGKFDTYQKESVEMARIPAFTPEQIAAAQYYASVTPPVDIDPRIASLVRDLIGRVADKWTMLILEVLAEKAPLRFTRLSEMVEGISQKMLTQTLRTMERDGLVIRHVYPVVPPKVEYRLTDLGFTLGAAFCGVWVWAADNLDAVEKARRDFDERAD, encoded by the coding sequence ATGAAAGAAGGCACCGGAAAGTTTGATACTTACCAGAAAGAGAGTGTAGAAATGGCACGCATCCCTGCATTCACACCCGAACAGATTGCCGCCGCCCAGTACTATGCGAGCGTCACGCCACCGGTCGATATCGATCCGCGCATCGCATCGCTGGTCAGGGATCTGATCGGGCGCGTGGCGGACAAGTGGACCATGCTGATCCTCGAAGTACTCGCCGAAAAAGCACCGCTGCGTTTCACACGCCTGAGTGAAATGGTGGAAGGCATCAGTCAGAAAATGCTCACGCAAACACTGCGCACCATGGAACGCGACGGCCTGGTGATTCGCCACGTTTATCCGGTCGTGCCGCCGAAGGTGGAGTACCGGCTCACCGATCTCGGCTTTACGTTGGGCGCGGCCTTTTGCGGCGTGTGGGTCTGGGCCGCCGATAACCTCGACGCGGTGGAAAAGGCGCGCCGGGATTTCGACGAGCGCGCTGATTGA
- a CDS encoding ester cyclase — protein MSMEDDNKAIVGRWFTDFWGKTCNLDVVDELAAPDMLLRYSLHEPRRGREDIKAFMSDFREAFPDLNFWGAADLIAEGDYVVGRWEGGGRHTGPAFSDFLVGSLPAATGRTMRFTGTTVLRLKNGKIVEEIGLDDGVTALQQLGLIKVA, from the coding sequence ATGTCCATGGAAGACGACAACAAGGCAATCGTAGGACGCTGGTTCACCGATTTCTGGGGCAAGACATGCAATCTCGACGTTGTCGACGAACTTGCCGCACCCGACATGCTGCTTCGCTACTCGCTGCACGAACCGAGACGCGGCCGCGAGGACATCAAGGCATTCATGAGCGATTTCCGCGAGGCATTCCCGGATCTTAACTTCTGGGGCGCCGCCGATCTTATCGCCGAGGGCGACTACGTCGTTGGCCGATGGGAAGGCGGCGGTAGGCACACCGGCCCGGCATTCAGCGATTTTCTCGTCGGATCGTTGCCTGCCGCGACAGGACGGACGATGCGTTTTACCGGCACCACGGTGCTTCGACTGAAGAACGGAAAAATCGTCGAGGAGATCGGGCTCGACGACGGCGTGACGGCGCTGCAGCAACTTGGACTGATCAAGGTGGCTTGA
- a CDS encoding C1 family peptidase — translation MAKRGKHHKSDKQRKHAKAHGSNRGAYDFEPPRTLPAQLPLDASGDASTGGSGSPWQPGGGATPTLAPPDPFALNTQSDDDDDGGTGQPFNTAGGRTPMLARHLQPPQRKGAHDKGSRAMPPLFAVTPHHTHERKIKGFGWTRDIPDARDHLYAAPLFLDLPTRYSLRDDCPAVYDQRQSGSCAANAIAAAIQFERMRQRLAHADRVPSRLFIYYNQRSIEHDVSQDRGAQIRDGIKSVAALGTCFEGSRKNEWPYNETLFAQMPPKPCYAEALHDRCIAYSRLQQQLDQLRGCIASGWPFVFGFTCYESIESAGVAHSGVLSLPRKSEHVVGGHAALAVGYDDASATFEVRNSWGTDWGDGGYFSMPYSYLTNPNLSGDFWTIRLVSKGD, via the coding sequence ATGGCGAAGCGCGGAAAGCATCACAAATCCGACAAGCAGCGCAAACATGCAAAGGCGCACGGATCGAATCGCGGAGCGTACGATTTCGAACCCCCTCGCACGCTGCCGGCACAATTGCCCCTCGACGCTTCGGGCGATGCGTCCACGGGAGGTTCCGGCTCGCCCTGGCAACCCGGCGGCGGCGCCACACCGACGCTGGCGCCTCCCGATCCGTTCGCGCTGAATACGCAAAGTGACGACGATGACGACGGAGGAACCGGCCAGCCCTTCAATACCGCCGGCGGCAGAACCCCGATGCTCGCCCGTCACCTGCAACCGCCGCAGCGCAAAGGCGCTCATGACAAAGGCAGCCGCGCCATGCCGCCGCTCTTTGCCGTGACGCCCCATCACACGCACGAGCGCAAAATAAAAGGCTTCGGCTGGACGCGCGATATTCCCGATGCTCGCGATCATCTCTACGCCGCGCCGCTTTTTCTCGATCTGCCAACGCGATACAGTCTGCGCGACGATTGCCCGGCGGTATATGACCAACGGCAGTCAGGAAGTTGCGCCGCCAACGCGATTGCGGCAGCCATTCAATTCGAGCGCATGAGACAACGCCTGGCGCACGCGGATCGCGTGCCGTCTCGGCTATTCATCTACTACAACCAGCGCTCGATCGAACACGACGTCTCGCAGGATCGCGGCGCCCAGATACGCGACGGCATCAAATCCGTTGCCGCGCTCGGCACCTGCTTCGAGGGGAGCCGCAAAAACGAATGGCCCTACAACGAAACACTGTTCGCGCAGATGCCACCCAAGCCTTGTTATGCGGAGGCCTTGCATGATCGCTGTATCGCCTACAGCCGGCTTCAACAGCAACTCGATCAGTTGCGCGGCTGCATCGCCTCCGGCTGGCCTTTTGTCTTCGGCTTCACCTGCTACGAGTCGATCGAATCGGCCGGCGTCGCGCATAGCGGCGTGCTATCCCTGCCAAGAAAATCCGAACACGTCGTTGGCGGTCACGCTGCACTGGCTGTCGGATACGACGATGCAAGCGCGACATTCGAAGTTCGCAATTCGTGGGGGACCGATTGGGGCGATGGCGGCTATTTCAGCATGCCGTACAGCTACTTGACGAACCCGAATCTGAGTGGAGATTTCTGGACGATCCGGCTCGTTTCCAAAGGCGATTGA
- a CDS encoding 2-dehydropantoate 2-reductase — MAKIVVYGAGSIGCYVGGRLLAGGSDVSFIGRSRVAGPLRTHGIALSRHDGRHWQVPAELIDVSIDAAGAAAADLVLVTVKSAATSTAAAELANVLRPGAVVVSFQNGIGNADVLRATLPQCTVLEGMVPFNVVERGPGAFHQGSAGELEVLRAPAMQAFVDEFSRAGLPLIERAEMSSVQWAKLLLNLNNAINALANRPLKEELSKRAYRICLAMAQNEALALLKRTGIRPAKLTPLPAAWIPVALRAPDAVFERLGRSMLKIDPLARSSMSDDLAMRRATEIDWINGEVVRLARSIARTAPVNERLCELVREAEQADVRPSWSGEALLAELRRAENASLSVREAI; from the coding sequence ATGGCAAAAATCGTCGTGTATGGCGCGGGATCGATTGGTTGCTATGTCGGCGGCAGGCTGCTTGCTGGAGGCAGCGATGTCAGCTTCATCGGACGTTCGCGTGTGGCCGGGCCGTTACGCACGCATGGCATCGCGTTGTCTCGACACGATGGGCGCCACTGGCAGGTGCCGGCCGAGTTGATCGATGTATCTATCGATGCCGCCGGCGCAGCAGCGGCCGATCTTGTCCTCGTCACCGTCAAGTCGGCTGCGACGTCTACGGCTGCCGCCGAACTGGCCAACGTGCTTCGGCCTGGTGCGGTCGTCGTGAGTTTCCAGAACGGCATCGGCAATGCCGACGTGCTGCGCGCCACGCTGCCGCAGTGCACGGTGTTGGAGGGCATGGTGCCGTTCAACGTCGTCGAACGCGGTCCGGGCGCTTTTCATCAAGGTTCCGCCGGCGAACTGGAGGTGCTACGCGCGCCGGCCATGCAAGCTTTCGTCGACGAGTTCAGCAGAGCGGGGTTGCCGCTGATCGAGCGCGCGGAGATGTCGTCGGTGCAATGGGCGAAGCTCCTGCTCAATCTCAACAATGCGATCAACGCGCTGGCGAATCGGCCTTTAAAGGAAGAACTCTCGAAACGTGCTTACCGGATTTGCCTTGCCATGGCGCAGAACGAAGCACTCGCACTGCTTAAGCGAACCGGCATACGGCCAGCGAAGCTGACGCCGCTGCCCGCTGCGTGGATACCGGTTGCGCTTCGCGCACCTGACGCCGTGTTTGAACGGCTGGGCCGCAGCATGCTGAAGATCGATCCGCTTGCGCGCTCGTCGATGTCGGACGATCTGGCGATGCGTCGCGCCACGGAGATCGACTGGATTAACGGCGAAGTGGTGCGTCTTGCCCGGTCGATTGCGCGGACCGCGCCGGTGAATGAACGGCTCTGCGAGCTCGTGCGGGAAGCGGAGCAAGCCGATGTGCGTCCTTCGTGGTCGGGCGAAGCGCTGTTGGCTGAACTACGCCGTGCCGAAAACGCTTCGCTATCCGTGCGCGAGGCAATCTGA